The following DNA comes from Serpentinimonas raichei.
CCTGATGATGCAGTTGAACGGCATCGGCCGGCGCGAGGCGACGCGGCGTGCGAAGGAACTGCTCGGCTACCTCGAGATCGCGCACCGCGCCGATGCGCTGCCGGCCAACCTCTCGGGCGGCGAGCAGCAGCGCGTGGCGATCGGGCGCGCGCTGGCCAACGAGCCGCCGCTGATCCTGGCCGACGAGCCCACTGCGGCACTCGACACCGAGCGCGGTACCAAGGTGATGGCGCTGCTGAAGAAGATCGCGCGCGAGCGCCGCTCGGCGGTGATCACCGTCACCCACGACCACCGCATGATCGAAGGCTTCGACAGCGTCTATCACCTCGACGACGGCGTGCTGGCGCGCATGCCGCAGGCGGCGGCCGGGCACTGAGTGCCTATTGCTGGGCAAACTCGAGCAGCGCCTTCGGCTCCACCACCGTCACCCGCCCACGCTCGAGCCGCACCCAGCCCCTTTGCTCGAAGTTGCCCAGCAGACGGCTGATGAACACGCGCACGCTGCCCAACTCATCAGCCAGGTTCTGGTGTGTGGCATTGACCACCGGGCCGCGCTGGATCAGCAGCCGCGCCAGCCGCGCGTCGAGCTTGCGGAATGCGACTTCCTCGACCAGCTCCATCACCTCGGCCAGCCGGGCGCCGTACATATCGAACACGAAGCGGCAAAACGGTGGGTGCCGCAGCATGAATACCTGGAACAAATCGGGCGGGATGCGCAGCAGCGTCACGTCGCTTTCGGCGACGCCTCGGGCCGCATAGTCGGTTTCGCCCAGCAGGCAGCCGCCCGACAGGATGCAGGCCTCGCCGGGGCTGACGCGGTAGAGCACGATTTCGCGGCCACTGCGCGAGGTCTTGGTCACGCGCACGCTGCCTTCGAGCACCAGCGGGAAGCCTTCGCACGGCATGTCCTGCTCGAACACCACGCTGCCCGCAGGGGCCCGGCGCAGCGGTGCCGCGGCCAGCAACTCGGCCAAGTGTGCCGCCGGCAGCTCGGCCAATACCGGAAAGCGCTCGAGCAGCAGAGCGCGCGGGAGGGAGTCGATGGCTTAGGCGCTCATCTTGCCGATGGCACAACTTACGTACGACTTGGCCACTGCGGCGGCTGAGCGCAGGCCCTCGACCGAACCCTTCTCGGGGTAGCCCAAGCGCGCGAGCTTGGCAGCAAACTCGCCGCGCAGTTCCGCCGCAGCCCCGATCTCGACGCTGTCGGTGGCAGGGTCCACGACAACCTGCGTCACCCGTGGATCGGCGCGCAGCGTTTTCTCGATGGTGCTGGCGCACCCGCCGCACTTGAGGTTTTCGACCTCGAAACGGATGCTGTTGTGGCTGTTCATGAGCGACTCCTTGAACGAAAAGAGGATTAAATTGACGACAATTATGCATGATTGGTTTGCTTGGCTGCGGTCTGCCACTTGGGTGGCAGACCGCAGCCAACCCGGCGCCTATCATTCACCCCGAAGCACCATCAACACGCTTTACCCAAGCCACCAAAGGAAACGTCGATGAACTCCCTGACCGCGCCCCGTTCGATCCGCAAGCCGCTGCTGCACAGCGCCGCTTGGCTGCTGCTGGCCATCACCCTGTGGTTGTTCGCCGCGATGGCGAGCGCCCAAGCCCAGACCCAAGCGCCGGCCAGGGCGGCGATGCCTGCGCTGTTCTTGGAAGACACCAGTCCCAAGGCCTTGGTGCCCACGGTCGAGGCGTTCCGCGAGGCGGTCAGAGCCGCCGGCTGGAGCATACTCGACGTGACCAACATGGCCGGCATCCTGTCCGAGCGCGGCTTCACGCTGCACCCGGTGCTGGTGTTCGACGCCTGCAGCGCCAGATACAGCGCTGACCTGCTGTCTAGGGACGAGACCCGATTCGTCGCGTCGATGATTCCCTGCCGCGTGGCGATCTACCAGACCAGCACCGGCAAGGTCGTGATTTCGCGCATGAACTCGGTCGCCATGGCGGGCATGGTCGGCGGCCATGCCGGCACGGTCATCAGGAAGTCGGGCGAAGAGATGGAGCAGATCATCCAGGCCACGCTGAAGAAGCTCGGCTCGTAAACAACCGCGTCGCGCGGCCGGTGCTAGGTGTGCAGGCGTGAAGCGCAGCCACGCGCATAGCCTATCGAACGGGCGCAGCCGCTGCCCCGCAGGCCATCGAGACGCTGCGCGCCGCGCTGGGCGCGCGCCTTGATCGGGCGGGTGTGCGCGCCGTCTTTGCGGTTCAGGCGTTGTTCCCGCTTGCATGCAGTGGCTTGTCGGCCTTGGATCGGCTTGCATCGCGTTTCAGGGCCAACGTTTTAGGAGCAAAATACAGGAGGATTTATACCAGTGCCCTCGAGCCTGCTCCCTACACCCCAGCCATGCACCCAGCCTCTGCCTTAACCCAAGCGCGCCCGCCCAGCGCCCCCCCATGCTGACCATTTTGGCCTTCCTCGTCGCCATCGGGCTGCTGATCGCGGTGCACGAGTACGGGCACTACCGCGTGGCGGTGGCTTGTGGCGTCAAGGTGTTGCGGTTTTCAGTGGGTTTTGGCAAGCCTTTGTGGAGTTGGCGCTCGCCACGCAGCGGCACCGAATACGTGGTCGGCATGCTGCCCTTGGGCGGCTACGTGCGCATGCTCGACGAACGCGAGGGCAGCGTGGCGGCCGCCGAGCGGCACCTGGCCTTCAACACCCAGCGCTTGCGCGTGCGCACCGCCATCGTCGCCGCCGGCCCGGCGGCCAATCTGCTGCTGGCGGTGTTTTTGTACGCGCTGGTGTCGTGGATCGGGGTGCCGCAGCCGCAGCCGGTGCTGTCCACGCCCACGCCCGCCTCGCTGGCTGAACGCGCCGGGGTGCGCGGCGGCGAGTGGGTGGTGGCGCTGGCGCGGGTTGATCAACCGCCGCAAGCGATCGAATCGTTCAGCCAACTGCGCTGGGAACTCACACGCGCCGCGCTGGGGCAGCAGGATTTGCGCCTGTGGCTGGCCAGCGGCCCCGGCGAACCCGGGCGCGAGGTGCGGCTGGAGCTGTCGCAGGTCGATGTGCGCCACGTCGACGCCAGCTTGTTGCGCCAGATCGGCATCGAGGCCCCGTGGTCGGCGCCGCTGCTGGGCCAGCTCACGCCCGAGGGGGCCGCCGCCACCGCCGGCCTGCTGGCGGCGGACCGGGTGCTGCGCGTCGATGGCCAGCCGGTGCGCGACGCGGCGCAACTGCGCCAGCTCATCCGCCTGTCGGCCGCCGACGGCCAGCCGCGCACGCAGCGCTGGCAAATCGAGCGCGACGCACGCCAGCTCGAGCTCGAGGTCACGCCGCGCCCCGAGCAGATCGAGGGGCTGTGGGTGGGCCGCATCGGGGCTTTCGTGGGTGCGGCGCCCGAGATGGCCGAGCGCTCGCTCGGGCCGCTGGAGGGGCTCTGGCAGGGCGTGGTGCGCACCTGGGAGGTCTCGCACCTGTCGCTGCAAATGATCGGCAAGATGCTGACGGGCCAGGCCTCGCTGCAAAACCTGAGCGGCCCGATCACCATCGCCGACTACGCCGGCCAGTCGGCGGCGCTGGGGTTCACCAGCTACCTGCTGTTTCTGGCGCTGATCAGCGTCAGCCTCGGCGTGCTCAACCTGCTGCCGCTGCCGGTGCTCGATGGCGGGCACCTGATGTATTATCTGTGGGAAGCCGTGACCGGGCGACCGGTGCCCGACGCTTGGATGGATGGCTTGCAGCGCCTCGGCATCGTGCTGCTGCTGGGCATCATGTCGCTGGCCATTTTTAATGATATTGCCCGTTTGCTGGGCTGAGAACGCTTTTCATGATCAACAAGCATCCGCGCTTGCGCAGCCTCGCTTTGGGCGCACTGGTTTCTTTGGCGGTGGCGCTGCCGGCTTGGGCGACCAACCCCTTTACTTTGCGCGACATCCGGGTCGAGGGCCTGCAGCGCGTCGAGCCCGGCACGGTGTTTGCCTCGCTGCCGTTTCGGGTCGGCGACGCCTTCACCGAAGACCAAGGCAGCGCCGCCATTCGTGCCCTGTTCGGACTGGGCTTGTTCTCCGACGTGCGGCTGCAAGTCGAGGGCGAGGTGCTGGTGGTGATCGTCGAAGAACGCCCGACGGTGGCCGAGATCAGTTTCTCGGGCGTGCGCGAGTTCGACAACGAGGTGCTGCGCCGCGCCCTGCGCGACGTGGGCTTGGCCGAAGGCCGGCCCTTTGACCGCGCCTTGGCCGACCGCGCCGAACAAGAGCTCAAGCGCCAGTACCTGGCGCGCAGCATGTACGCCGCCACCGTCACGGCCACCGTCACGCCTTTGGATCGCAACCGCATCAACCTCAATTTCCATGTGGTCGAAGGCGGCATCACGCGCATCAGCGAGCTGCGCATCGTCGGCAACCAGGCTTTCAGTGAAGCCACGCTGCTGCGTTTGTTTGCGCTCGACACGGGCAACTGGCTGAGCTGGTACACGCGCTCGGACCGTTATTCGCGCGAGCGCCTCAACGCCGACCTCGAAACCCTGCGCTCGCACTACCTCACGCGCGGCTTCCTCGAGTTCACGATCGACTCGACCCAAGTCGCCATCACGCCCGACAAAGGCGAAATGGCCATCACCATCAACATCACCGAGGGCCAGCGCTTTGTGGTCTCCGGGGTGCGGCTGGAGGGCGATTATCTGGGCCGCGAAGAAGAGTTCAAATCCTTCGTGCGCATCCGCGTCGGTCAGGCCTACAACGCCGAAGAAGTGAGCGAGACCGTGCGCGCCTTTGGTGAGCACTTCGGGCGCTTTGGCTTTGCTTTTGCGCGCGTCGAGGCGGTGCCCGAAATCAACCGCGAAAACGCCCAAGTGGCGTTCGTGCTGCGCGCCGAACCCTCGCGCCGCGCCTTCGTGCGCCGCATCGAGATCGAGGGCAACGAGCGCACCCGCGACGAAGTCATCCGGCGCGAGTTCCGTCAGTTCGAATCGGCTTGGTACGACGGCGACCGCATCCGCCTATCGCGCGACCGCGTCGATCGGCTTGGTTTCTTTACCCAGGTCATGGTCGATACGCGCGAGGTGCCGGGGGCGCCCGATCAGGTCGATCTGGTGGTGTCGGTCGAGGAGCGCGCCACCGGCAGCCTGTCCATCGGAGCCGGTTACGGGCAGGCCGATGGGATCTCGTTCGTGGCCGGAATCAAGCAGGAAAACATTTTCGGCAGCGGCCACTCGCTCAGCCTGAACGTCAACACCAGCCGCTTCAACGAGCAGTTCATGCTCAGCACCACCAACCCGTACTTCACGCAGGATGGGGTTTCGCGCACCATCGACGTGTTCTATCGCACCAGCCGCCCGCTGTCGGAGCAGGCCGGTGACTACCGGCTCGTCACGCCCGGCGCCAGCATCCGCTTTGGGGTGCCTTTTACCGAGACCGACACGGTGTTCTTTGGCCTCGGCGTGGAGCAGACGCGCATCGAGCCCGGTGCCGGCTTGCCGCTGGCGTTTAAGCAGCACATGGATGTGTTCGGGCCGTCCTCGATCTCGGTCCCCATCACTGTCGGCTGGGCGCGCGACGGCCGCGACAGCGCGCTGGTGCCCACCAGCGGGCGCCTGATGCGCCTCAATGGCGAGCTGGGTCTGTTTGGCGACACGCGCTACTGGCGCTTGAGCGGCCAGTTGCAGCAGTACATCCCGCTCACCAACCAGCTCACCTTGGCCTTCAACGCCGAGGTCGGCTGGGGCCGGGGTTTGGGCGACAAGCCCTTCCCGGTGTTCAAAAATTTCTTTGGCGGCGGCTTGGGTTCGGTGCGCGGTTTCGAGCAGGGCACTTTGGGCGGCACCAGCGGCATCGTCGGGCAGCCGGGCGCCTTGTCGTACATCGGCGGCTCGCGCATGGCGGTGCTCAACACCGAAATTTTGGCTCCTTTCCCGGGCGCGGGCAACGACCGCACGCTGCGCCTGTTTGGCTTCGTCGACATCGGCAACGTCTCGGACGATTTCAACCAGCAAAGCCGCTTCAGCGACTTTCGCGCTTCGGCCGGTGTGGGCATCAGTTGGCTCTCACCCGTCGGGCCGCTTAGAATCGCCTATGCGCGGCCGTTGCGCCAGTTCGCCAACGACAAACCGCAAAGCGTTCAATTCCAGATTGGTACCACGTTCTGATGAAATCTTTTACCCGCTACCTGTTTCGTACTACCTTGGCCGCTTTGCTGCTGGCCACCGCCGCTTTTGCGGCCACGGCACAAGACTTCAAGATCGGTTTCGTCAACACCGACCGCGTGCTGCGCGAATCGGCCGCTGCTCAGGCCGCGCAAACCAAGCTGCAGCAAGAATTCTCGCGCCGCGAGCGCGAGGTCGATGCGCTGGGAACGCAGTTGCGCACCGCCTCCGAGGCGTTTCAGCGCGAAGCCCCCACCCTGTCTGAAGCCCAGCGCAGCACGCGCCAGCGCCAGATGGTGGAGCTCGAGCGCGACTTCCAGCGCCGCCGCCAAGCCTTCCAAGAAGACCTGAACCTGCGCCGCAACGAGGAGCTGCAGCAGGTGATCGAGCGCGCCAACCGCGTCATTCGCCAGATTGCCGAGGCCGAGCGCTTCGACCTGATCATCCAAGAGGCAGTCTATATCCACCCCCGGCATGACATCACCGACAAGGTGATCGCGGGCTTGAACAGCGCCCCGGCCCGCTGAGGGGCCAGCACCCGCCATCCGCACCCTCTCTGATGCTCCGGCTCAGCGACATCCACGCCGCCTTGGGCGGCGTTTTGCATGGCGACGGCGCGTGCCCGATCTCCGGCTTGGCCTCGCTCGAGAGCGCCGGGCCCGATCGGCTCGCCTTTGTGGCGCAGACGCGCCACGCCGCCGCCATTGAAACCACGCAGGCGGCGGCGCTGATCGTGCCGCCCGAGCTGGTGCCACGGGCCAGCGCCCGCGGGCCCTGCATCGAGACGCCGGAGCCCCATGCCTACTTTGCCCGCCTGACGCAGTGGTGGCGCGCGCGCCTGCAAGCGGCGCAGCACGAGGCCGCCGATCCAGCCGAGCCCGCCATCCACCCCAGCGCCTGGGTGCACCCGAGTGCCGAACTCGGGGCCGGGGTGCGCTTGGGGGCCTTTGCCGTGGTCGAGGCCGGGGTGCAGATCGGCGCCAACAGCGAGATCGGGGCCCATTGCGTGATCGGGGCGCGGGTGCGCCTGGGCGCGCAGGCGCGGCTGGCGGCGCAGGTGGTGATCGGGCACGACTGCACGCTCGGGGCGCGCTGCATCATCCACAGCGGGGCGGTGATTGGGGCCGACGGCTTTGGCTTTGCGCCGCAGCAGGGGCAGTGGCTCAAGATCGAGCAGTTGGGCGCGGTGCGCATCGGCGACGACGTGGAAATCGGTGCCAACACCTGCATCGACCGCGGCACCCTCGACGACACCGTGCTCGAAGACGGAGTCAAGCTCGACAACCTGATCCAGATCGGCCACAACGTGCGCATCGGCGCGCACAGCGCCTTGGCCGGTTGCGTCGGGGTGGCGGGCAGCGCCCACATCGGCGCCCACTGCACCTTGGGCGGCGGGGCCGGGGTGCTCGGGCATTTGCGCTTGGCCGACCACGTGCACATCACGGCCGCCACGCTGGTGACGCGCTCGATCCTCAAGCCGGGCCAGTACAGCGGCGCGTTCCCGATCGACGACAATGTGAACTGGGAAAAAAACGCCGCCACCCTGCGCCAGTTGTACGCGCTGCGGCAACGCCTCAGAGCCTTAGAAAAAAAATCCTGATGGACATCCACCAAATTCTGAAAAAACTGCCGCACCGCTACCCTTTTTTGCTGGTAGACCGGGTGCTGGAAATCGAAAAAGGCCAGTTCATTCGCGCGCTCAAAAACGTGAGCATGAACGAGCCCCAGTTCACCGGCCACTTTCCGCACCGGCCGGTGTTTCCGGGGGTGCTGATGCTCGAAGCTTTGGCGCAGACGGCGGCCCTACTCACCTTTGAGACCTTGGGGTTGGAGCTGGACGAAAACTCGGTCTATTACTTTGCCGGTGTCGATGGCGCGCGCTTCAAGCGCCCGGTGGAGCCGGGTGACCAGTTGCTCATGCACGTGACGCTGGTGCGCTCCAAGGCCGGCATCTTCAAATTCAAGGGCGTGGCCCGGGTCGGCGACGAGGTGGCCTGCGAGGCCGAACTGATGTGCACCATGCGCCGCATTCAGCAAAGCGAAGGCAGCACCGCATGAGTTTGATCCACCCCACCGCGCTGGTGGACCCGGCGGCGCAACTGCATCCCTCGGTGGCGGTCGGGGCCTACAGCCTGATCGGCCCGCATGTGCAGATCGCCGAGGGCAGCACGGTTGGCAGCCACTGCGTGATCGAGGGCCACACCCGCATCGGCGCGCACAACGCCATCCACAGCTACGCCGCGCTGGGCGGGGCGCCGCAGGACAAAAAATACGCCGGCGAGCCAACCCGGCTCGAAATCGGTGACCGCAACGTGATCCGCGAGTTTTGCACCTTGCACCGGGGCACCGCCAACGGCCGCGGTGTGACCCGCGTCGGGCACGACAACATGCTGATGGCCTATGTGCACCTTGCGCACGACTGCCAAGTTGGCAGCCACACCGTGTTTGCCAACAACGCCCAACTGGCCGGCCACGTGCAGGTGGGGGATTGGGTGATTTTGGGCGGATTTACCGTGGTGCGCCAGTTTTTGCGCCTGGGTGCGCACAGCTTCACCGCCATGTGCGCGCTGCTGTTTGCCGATTTGCCGCCGTTCGTGGTCTGCCAGGGGCAGCCGGCGGTGGCGCGCAACGTCAACGCCGAAGGGCTGCGCCGGCGCGGCTTTGGCCCGGCGCGCATCGCCGCCGTGCGCGCCATGTACAAAGCGTTGTACCGCGACAACCTCACGCTGCAAGCGGCGCAGCCGCGCATTGCCGCCTTGGCCAGCGCAGGCTCGGAGGCCGCGCCCGATGTGGCGCTGATGCTCGAATTCTTGGCCGGGGCCGGCAAGCCCGGCATCGTGCGCCGGCGCGCGCGCAGCGATGCCGCCGATGGCGAAGGAGCGACTGCATGAAAACAATCTCTACGCCCGCCTGGCTCGCCGCCACACCAAGGAGCGAGTCATGAAGCCCCTGCGCTGTGCCGTGATCGGCGTCGGCTACCTGGGCAAGTTCCACGCCCAGAAGTACGCCAAGCTGCCCGGCTGTGAATTGGTGGCCGTGGTCGACAGCCGGCTGGAGGTGGCGCAAGCCGTGGCCAAGCCGCTGGGCTGCCGCGCCGTGGCCGACTACCGCGAGCTGCTGGGCCAGGTCGATGCCGTGAGCGTGGTGGTGCCGACGCAGGCGCACCACGCCGTGACGCTGGACTTTCTGCGCGCCGGGGCCCACGTGTTGGTGGAAAAACCCATCGCCGTCACGCTGGAGCAGGCCGACGAGATGATCGAGCAAGCCGAGCGCAGCGGCCTGGTGCTGGCGGTCGGGCACCTGGAGCGCTTCAACCCGGTGGCGCTGGCGCTGGAGCCCTTGCTGGACCAACCGCGCTTCATCGAGAGCACCCGGCTGGCCCCGTTCAAGCCGCGCGCCACCGATGTGAGCGTGCTGCTGGATTTGATGATCCACGACGTCGATCTGATTTTGTCCCTGGTGGATAGCGAGATCGTCAGCGTGGACAGCAGCGGCGCGCGCGTGCTCACCA
Coding sequences within:
- a CDS encoding heavy-metal-associated domain-containing protein, which encodes MNSHNSIRFEVENLKCGGCASTIEKTLRADPRVTQVVVDPATDSVEIGAAAELRGEFAAKLARLGYPEKGSVEGLRSAAAVAKSYVSCAIGKMSA
- a CDS encoding ABC transporter ATP-binding protein translates to MSKTFGSGETAVQALKPCSFAVQEGELAALLGPSGSGKSTLLLAISLILEPTTGRIVVGGQEVYNNGWTGVDDRAFRRRHIGFIFQQHNLIPFLTAIENVALMMQLNGIGRREATRRAKELLGYLEIAHRADALPANLSGGEQQRVAIGRALANEPPLILADEPTAALDTERGTKVMALLKKIARERRSAVITVTHDHRMIEGFDSVYHLDDGVLARMPQAAAGH
- a CDS encoding DUF302 domain-containing protein, which codes for MNSLTAPRSIRKPLLHSAAWLLLAITLWLFAAMASAQAQTQAPARAAMPALFLEDTSPKALVPTVEAFREAVRAAGWSILDVTNMAGILSERGFTLHPVLVFDACSARYSADLLSRDETRFVASMIPCRVAIYQTSTGKVVISRMNSVAMAGMVGGHAGTVIRKSGEEMEQIIQATLKKLGS
- a CDS encoding Crp/Fnr family transcriptional regulator — translated: MAELPAAHLAELLAAAPLRRAPAGSVVFEQDMPCEGFPLVLEGSVRVTKTSRSGREIVLYRVSPGEACILSGGCLLGETDYAARGVAESDVTLLRIPPDLFQVFMLRHPPFCRFVFDMYGARLAEVMELVEEVAFRKLDARLARLLIQRGPVVNATHQNLADELGSVRVFISRLLGNFEQRGWVRLERGRVTVVEPKALLEFAQQ
- the bamA gene encoding outer membrane protein assembly factor BamA, with the protein product MINKHPRLRSLALGALVSLAVALPAWATNPFTLRDIRVEGLQRVEPGTVFASLPFRVGDAFTEDQGSAAIRALFGLGLFSDVRLQVEGEVLVVIVEERPTVAEISFSGVREFDNEVLRRALRDVGLAEGRPFDRALADRAEQELKRQYLARSMYAATVTATVTPLDRNRINLNFHVVEGGITRISELRIVGNQAFSEATLLRLFALDTGNWLSWYTRSDRYSRERLNADLETLRSHYLTRGFLEFTIDSTQVAITPDKGEMAITINITEGQRFVVSGVRLEGDYLGREEEFKSFVRIRVGQAYNAEEVSETVRAFGEHFGRFGFAFARVEAVPEINRENAQVAFVLRAEPSRRAFVRRIEIEGNERTRDEVIRREFRQFESAWYDGDRIRLSRDRVDRLGFFTQVMVDTREVPGAPDQVDLVVSVEERATGSLSIGAGYGQADGISFVAGIKQENIFGSGHSLSLNVNTSRFNEQFMLSTTNPYFTQDGVSRTIDVFYRTSRPLSEQAGDYRLVTPGASIRFGVPFTETDTVFFGLGVEQTRIEPGAGLPLAFKQHMDVFGPSSISVPITVGWARDGRDSALVPTSGRLMRLNGELGLFGDTRYWRLSGQLQQYIPLTNQLTLAFNAEVGWGRGLGDKPFPVFKNFFGGGLGSVRGFEQGTLGGTSGIVGQPGALSYIGGSRMAVLNTEILAPFPGAGNDRTLRLFGFVDIGNVSDDFNQQSRFSDFRASAGVGISWLSPVGPLRIAYARPLRQFANDKPQSVQFQIGTTF
- the rseP gene encoding RIP metalloprotease RseP, with product MLTILAFLVAIGLLIAVHEYGHYRVAVACGVKVLRFSVGFGKPLWSWRSPRSGTEYVVGMLPLGGYVRMLDEREGSVAAAERHLAFNTQRLRVRTAIVAAGPAANLLLAVFLYALVSWIGVPQPQPVLSTPTPASLAERAGVRGGEWVVALARVDQPPQAIESFSQLRWELTRAALGQQDLRLWLASGPGEPGREVRLELSQVDVRHVDASLLRQIGIEAPWSAPLLGQLTPEGAAATAGLLAADRVLRVDGQPVRDAAQLRQLIRLSAADGQPRTQRWQIERDARQLELEVTPRPEQIEGLWVGRIGAFVGAAPEMAERSLGPLEGLWQGVVRTWEVSHLSLQMIGKMLTGQASLQNLSGPITIADYAGQSAALGFTSYLLFLALISVSLGVLNLLPLPVLDGGHLMYYLWEAVTGRPVPDAWMDGLQRLGIVLLLGIMSLAIFNDIARLLG
- the fabZ gene encoding 3-hydroxyacyl-ACP dehydratase FabZ, yielding MMDIHQILKKLPHRYPFLLVDRVLEIEKGQFIRALKNVSMNEPQFTGHFPHRPVFPGVLMLEALAQTAALLTFETLGLELDENSVYYFAGVDGARFKRPVEPGDQLLMHVTLVRSKAGIFKFKGVARVGDEVACEAELMCTMRRIQQSEGSTA
- the lpxA gene encoding acyl-ACP--UDP-N-acetylglucosamine O-acyltransferase — translated: MSLIHPTALVDPAAQLHPSVAVGAYSLIGPHVQIAEGSTVGSHCVIEGHTRIGAHNAIHSYAALGGAPQDKKYAGEPTRLEIGDRNVIREFCTLHRGTANGRGVTRVGHDNMLMAYVHLAHDCQVGSHTVFANNAQLAGHVQVGDWVILGGFTVVRQFLRLGAHSFTAMCALLFADLPPFVVCQGQPAVARNVNAEGLRRRGFGPARIAAVRAMYKALYRDNLTLQAAQPRIAALASAGSEAAPDVALMLEFLAGAGKPGIVRRRARSDAADGEGATA
- the lpxD gene encoding UDP-3-O-(3-hydroxymyristoyl)glucosamine N-acyltransferase, whose amino-acid sequence is MLRLSDIHAALGGVLHGDGACPISGLASLESAGPDRLAFVAQTRHAAAIETTQAAALIVPPELVPRASARGPCIETPEPHAYFARLTQWWRARLQAAQHEAADPAEPAIHPSAWVHPSAELGAGVRLGAFAVVEAGVQIGANSEIGAHCVIGARVRLGAQARLAAQVVIGHDCTLGARCIIHSGAVIGADGFGFAPQQGQWLKIEQLGAVRIGDDVEIGANTCIDRGTLDDTVLEDGVKLDNLIQIGHNVRIGAHSALAGCVGVAGSAHIGAHCTLGGGAGVLGHLRLADHVHITAATLVTRSILKPGQYSGAFPIDDNVNWEKNAATLRQLYALRQRLRALEKKS
- a CDS encoding OmpH family outer membrane protein; translation: MKSFTRYLFRTTLAALLLATAAFAATAQDFKIGFVNTDRVLRESAAAQAAQTKLQQEFSRREREVDALGTQLRTASEAFQREAPTLSEAQRSTRQRQMVELERDFQRRRQAFQEDLNLRRNEELQQVIERANRVIRQIAEAERFDLIIQEAVYIHPRHDITDKVIAGLNSAPAR
- a CDS encoding Gfo/Idh/MocA family protein produces the protein MKPLRCAVIGVGYLGKFHAQKYAKLPGCELVAVVDSRLEVAQAVAKPLGCRAVADYRELLGQVDAVSVVVPTQAHHAVTLDFLRAGAHVLVEKPIAVTLEQADEMIEQAERSGLVLAVGHLERFNPVALALEPLLDQPRFIESTRLAPFKPRATDVSVLLDLMIHDVDLILSLVDSEIVSVDSSGARVLTNDIDIANARIRFANGCVANVTASRVSNKSERKMRVFQHRACHSLDFGTRHLISYRATDADPLAAPEDAIERQMQMFGEADALLSEITDFVASVREGRAPKVSGRAGRRALAAVQRISAATELIS